In the genome of Leptospira licerasiae serovar Varillal str. VAR 010, one region contains:
- a CDS encoding LA_2478/LA_2722/LA_4182 family protein — protein MLSMTQMKFISILVFSILILSCRKGPSLSKEEVKELSQNYIKELCKKNLECSAQYLESLPSGEQNAARSGFSSLDQCMAEQSNQSILPDDYEKVTDQQIGKIKRCMDDLLKTPCSEMEQSGGIPSCRELFPEGN, from the coding sequence ATGCTTTCTATGACCCAAATGAAATTTATTTCTATATTAGTATTTTCGATTCTGATACTTTCATGCAGAAAAGGCCCTTCCTTGTCCAAAGAGGAAGTGAAGGAACTTAGCCAAAATTATATTAAAGAGTTATGTAAAAAGAATTTAGAATGTTCCGCTCAATATCTGGAATCACTCCCTTCCGGAGAACAGAATGCAGCCAGATCCGGGTTTTCCTCCCTGGACCAATGTATGGCGGAACAAAGTAATCAGTCCATTCTTCCTGATGACTACGAAAAAGTCACGGACCAGCAGATCGGAAAAATAAAACGTTGTATGGACGATCTTCTCAAGACTCCTTGTTCGGAAATGGAGCAGTCCGGAGGGATCCCATCATGTAGGGAATTGTTTCCGGAGGGAAACTGA
- a CDS encoding DUF342 domain-containing protein, with protein MSDSIRNFTESLLKDIEENENGFFKVENLDGLAYLTIFPAGKKGKEVEYREILKRLDVFKISGVSEEELKRILKTKDSEPHLIGKWPGKPEASSLDLKISEDKMTVHGILHPPKFGGKLLTRDEILSQLQSNGIVFGILEESILKLSQAEDYGKRTLVAQGEPPIPGQDGDIRILFQHPGTPTLEEDEFGRVDFKNIQIIQSVKKNQKLAEKISPSPGKPGKNVKGEVLPFEEGKLAEWKLGPNVKISEDGNIVQSLIDGRPILDRFGLIRVDEVCLLENVDFSTGNINFPGTIIVEESIADGFTLETDGSIIVKKSVGKVFLKAKGDIVLSGGFMGRNGGMIESGSDIYAKFIEQGKMIAKNSIFIEEAAMHSELIAGESVVVRGGRGEIIGGQCVAGKMITCTKLGAIVETRTVLSCGMPPELLSELEDLKSEIRKNQDILKKVDTSIQKLSDDSQRRSLSPEEKDSLPKLQAIRQKYSSILENLFAQEQSAILSFDPDRNSFVEVEREIFPGVEVNLGRNKKFSVKLKEIPGPSFLYLGGDGQIAHSKVKPKRLGLLQEESSESESISD; from the coding sequence ATGAGCGACTCAATCCGCAATTTTACAGAATCACTATTAAAAGACATCGAAGAGAACGAAAACGGATTTTTCAAAGTGGAAAATCTGGACGGGCTCGCCTATCTCACCATCTTTCCCGCAGGAAAAAAAGGAAAAGAAGTAGAATATCGCGAAATTCTAAAACGTTTGGATGTATTTAAAATTTCGGGCGTTAGCGAAGAGGAACTCAAACGTATCTTAAAGACCAAAGATTCGGAACCTCATCTGATCGGAAAATGGCCTGGTAAACCGGAAGCGTCCAGTTTGGACCTAAAAATTTCAGAAGATAAAATGACGGTTCATGGGATACTACATCCGCCCAAATTCGGCGGAAAATTATTAACCAGAGACGAAATTCTTTCCCAGCTACAATCCAACGGGATCGTTTTTGGAATATTAGAAGAATCCATCCTCAAACTTTCTCAAGCGGAAGATTACGGAAAAAGAACTTTAGTCGCCCAAGGAGAACCTCCTATCCCTGGACAGGACGGAGATATTCGGATCTTATTCCAGCATCCAGGTACGCCAACTTTGGAAGAAGACGAATTCGGAAGAGTCGACTTCAAAAATATTCAAATCATCCAAAGTGTAAAAAAGAACCAGAAGCTTGCGGAAAAAATTTCTCCCTCTCCCGGTAAACCTGGGAAAAACGTAAAAGGAGAAGTTCTTCCATTCGAAGAAGGTAAACTAGCTGAATGGAAATTAGGTCCTAACGTTAAAATTTCAGAAGACGGAAATATAGTTCAGTCATTGATCGATGGGCGTCCAATACTAGATCGTTTTGGACTTATCCGAGTCGATGAGGTTTGTTTACTGGAGAATGTGGATTTCTCCACAGGGAACATTAATTTTCCGGGAACAATCATTGTAGAAGAATCCATTGCGGACGGTTTCACTCTCGAAACGGACGGTTCCATCATCGTAAAAAAATCTGTAGGAAAAGTTTTTCTAAAAGCGAAAGGAGACATTGTTCTTTCCGGCGGATTTATGGGAAGAAACGGCGGAATGATAGAATCAGGCTCCGACATCTATGCAAAATTCATAGAACAAGGAAAGATGATCGCTAAAAATTCCATCTTCATAGAAGAAGCAGCGATGCACTCCGAACTGATCGCAGGAGAATCCGTTGTGGTCAGAGGAGGAAGAGGAGAGATTATAGGTGGTCAATGTGTAGCTGGAAAAATGATCACCTGCACCAAATTAGGCGCCATCGTAGAGACCCGAACCGTTCTCAGTTGCGGTATGCCTCCGGAGCTTCTTTCCGAATTAGAGGATCTAAAATCTGAGATCCGAAAAAACCAAGATATATTAAAAAAAGTAGATACTAGTATCCAGAAACTAAGCGACGATTCCCAAAGAAGAAGTCTGAGCCCCGAAGAAAAAGATAGCCTACCTAAACTGCAGGCTATCCGCCAAAAGTACAGTTCCATCCTGGAAAATTTGTTTGCACAAGAACAATCTGCGATCCTTTCCTTTGATCCGGACAGAAATTCTTTTGTAGAAGTAGAAAGAGAAATTTTTCCGGGTGTGGAGGTGAACCTGGGTAGAAATAAAAAGTTCAGCGTAAAATTAAAAGAGATCCCGGGGCCTTCCTTCTTATACTTAGGAGGAGACGGACAAATCGCTCACTCTAAAGTTAAACCGAAACGACTGGGGCTTTTGCAGGAAGAATCATCGGAGTCCGAATCTATTTCAGATTAA
- a CDS encoding LIC_11485 family protein — protein MAFNPFSILTSIRVSIDQVLGNLPPKVVKTIGTAALSLAVLVAIVLGWFSFQRGLAMAGEEDQAKELDRKALFLEDIEREYNRKRKDVRWSDPSYSDSGSSSLDIERYSLEKPKTEPTSPKPELEESDTIRNSKMKDGDSRVFFPTENERPARENLGPSDKGSDSPRLEPSVKQPSRELPVEKEDSRLSRPPRKEQRPRGE, from the coding sequence ATGGCATTCAACCCATTCTCCATCCTAACCAGTATCAGGGTATCAATAGACCAGGTTCTGGGAAATCTCCCTCCAAAAGTGGTAAAAACTATCGGAACAGCGGCTCTCAGCTTGGCAGTCCTGGTAGCGATCGTTTTAGGTTGGTTCAGTTTCCAAAGAGGTCTGGCAATGGCGGGAGAAGAAGACCAGGCCAAAGAATTGGATCGTAAGGCATTATTTTTAGAAGATATAGAAAGAGAATATAACCGCAAAAGAAAGGATGTTAGATGGAGCGATCCTTCTTACTCGGATTCCGGAAGTTCTTCCTTGGATATTGAAAGATATTCTTTGGAAAAACCTAAGACGGAACCTACTTCTCCCAAGCCTGAATTAGAAGAGTCTGACACAATTCGTAATTCTAAGATGAAAGATGGAGATTCCAGGGTTTTCTTTCCTACTGAAAACGAAAGGCCTGCCCGGGAAAATTTAGGTCCGAGTGACAAAGGGTCCGATTCTCCACGTTTGGAACCGAGCGTAAAACAACCTAGTAGAGAACTTCCTGTAGAAAAAGAAGATTCCAGACTCAGCCGTCCTCCCAGAAAGGAACAAAGGCCAAGAGGGGAATAA
- a CDS encoding tetratricopeptide repeat protein: protein MKYILISLSILIFTNQLAADFPLPIPELGESNISSRGTSPDEPLPPIDASSVVTEQNSEQSGSGIVSENATVTGEEPKISETKQSVIEPVKEKKTKLPNLAERKDKKNGKKKEVSDPSRAAYERGLLRLRNGQKDAAKEEFGKAASTEGVASSQAKLELSKLENTKAADPNSEAPAEDDSRWKTSLETARSLRAQGKNSEAESILLRTATEGEGEYRSRALLQLGDMLFRMGRYSDARSYLMDFWKQFGKTFPNAEDTNSREFKRQREEKELGAYLLFKSSYKAGEGEWAKRFLKKYLDKSVSESQGMYSPLRTEMESFAKSDL from the coding sequence ATGAAATATATTCTGATTTCTTTAAGTATTCTTATTTTTACGAATCAGTTGGCGGCGGATTTTCCTCTACCGATCCCGGAGTTAGGTGAGAGTAATATTTCCTCCAGGGGAACTTCTCCGGATGAGCCGCTTCCTCCGATTGATGCGAGTTCAGTAGTTACGGAACAAAACTCGGAACAGTCCGGATCTGGTATAGTTTCTGAAAATGCAACTGTTACGGGCGAAGAGCCAAAAATCTCGGAAACAAAACAATCGGTTATAGAACCTGTAAAAGAAAAGAAAACTAAACTTCCGAATCTTGCGGAAAGAAAAGATAAAAAAAACGGCAAGAAGAAGGAAGTCTCCGATCCGAGTAGGGCCGCTTACGAAAGAGGACTTTTACGTTTGAGGAATGGCCAAAAAGACGCGGCAAAAGAAGAATTCGGTAAGGCCGCTTCTACCGAAGGGGTTGCGAGTTCTCAAGCAAAATTAGAATTATCTAAATTAGAAAATACAAAAGCTGCCGATCCGAATTCTGAAGCTCCGGCAGAAGACGATTCCAGATGGAAAACTTCTCTGGAAACTGCAAGATCTCTTAGGGCCCAAGGCAAAAATTCGGAGGCAGAGTCCATTCTCCTTAGGACTGCAACAGAAGGAGAAGGGGAATACAGGTCAAGAGCCTTATTACAATTAGGTGATATGCTTTTCAGAATGGGAAGATATTCCGACGCACGCAGTTATCTGATGGATTTTTGGAAACAGTTCGGAAAAACTTTTCCGAATGCGGAAGATACAAATTCCAGAGAATTCAAAAGACAGAGAGAAGAAAAAGAACTAGGCGCTTATTTACTTTTTAAATCCAGCTATAAGGCGGGAGAAGGAGAATGGGCGAAACGTTTTTTGAAAAAATATTTGGATAAGTCCGTTTCTGAATCTCAAGGGATGTATTCCCCCTTGAGAACGGAAATGGAATCTTTCGCAAAAAGCGATCTTTAA
- a CDS encoding chemotaxis protein CheX, which produces MQIRAELVNPFLEAATIVFRDILQTDLIRGKIGIKDTPETTLELAIIIGVLGTFNGEVIYGLNYDAAYKISKKLMPGMGDEDIKNEYKDILGEIANMTTGNAMNIFATAGQSIEITAPNIVDAKNETIKIPKKQALGISLFSKFGKLEVNVALS; this is translated from the coding sequence ATGCAAATCCGCGCCGAGTTAGTAAACCCATTCCTGGAAGCAGCTACAATTGTCTTCCGGGATATATTGCAGACCGACCTGATCCGTGGAAAGATCGGGATCAAAGACACTCCTGAAACAACGTTAGAACTTGCGATCATCATCGGGGTCTTAGGAACGTTTAACGGAGAGGTAATCTACGGTCTGAACTACGACGCGGCTTATAAAATTTCCAAGAAACTTATGCCTGGAATGGGCGACGAAGATATCAAGAACGAATACAAAGATATTCTAGGTGAGATCGCAAACATGACTACCGGTAACGCGATGAATATTTTCGCAACTGCTGGTCAGTCGATTGAGATCACCGCTCCGAATATAGTCGATGCAAAGAACGAAACGATCAAGATCCCTAAAAAACAAGCTTTAGGGATCAGCCTATTTTCCAAATTCGGAAAATTAGAAGTAAACGTAGCCTTAAGTTAA
- a CDS encoding LIC_11490 family protein — protein MMLYIALALILVGILCFIYVSFQPNSKKEFSAGSYSKGNLPPAKEKKISYDTLASLKKQGRSETYSQMDQAFAEERKIRPLSERQRMESQKTESEVPDPEEFGTEIWDETKRGEILEMVTEPERTQPRIPKEEEWSMEGVLFLDLSGRLPYEALQEKIRPETLKGFRRMGKGSIREIPGGFAFQAKNSEFSYKLNEVEKIVFYDQGFALLPLKREYPTPIFLTKDGEKFKSYLEYTANV, from the coding sequence ATGATGCTCTATATTGCCTTAGCACTCATTTTAGTAGGGATACTCTGCTTTATCTATGTTTCCTTCCAGCCGAATTCTAAAAAAGAGTTTAGCGCCGGTTCATACTCTAAAGGAAACCTACCTCCAGCGAAAGAGAAAAAAATTTCCTATGATACATTAGCTTCTCTTAAAAAACAGGGACGTTCGGAAACCTATTCTCAAATGGACCAGGCATTCGCAGAAGAGAGAAAGATCCGTCCTCTTTCTGAAAGGCAGAGAATGGAATCTCAAAAAACCGAATCGGAAGTCCCCGATCCGGAAGAATTCGGAACTGAGATTTGGGACGAAACAAAAAGGGGAGAAATTTTAGAAATGGTAACCGAGCCCGAGCGCACCCAACCTAGAATCCCTAAAGAAGAAGAATGGTCTATGGAAGGAGTATTATTCCTAGATCTTTCCGGTAGATTACCATATGAGGCATTACAAGAGAAGATCCGACCTGAAACTTTAAAAGGTTTTAGAAGAATGGGTAAGGGAAGTATTCGTGAGATCCCGGGAGGATTCGCTTTCCAGGCAAAAAATTCCGAATTCAGCTATAAACTGAATGAAGTGGAAAAGATCGTTTTTTACGACCAAGGTTTCGCGTTACTTCCTTTAAAAAGAGAATATCCGACCCCGATCTTTTTGACCAAGGACGGAGAAAAATTCAAATCTTATCTGGAATATACAGCTAACGTTTAA
- the lmtA gene encoding lipid A Kdo2 1-phosphate O-methyltransferase — protein MALIEELDQQGNFLFRWRSYIPGFILLLCLYSLSKFEFLEDSYEINLYYAAACFAVSLLGLAVRCFVIGYAPARTSGRNTKEQVADVVNQEGIYSLVRHPLYLGNFLMYLGPVLYFRDIPLLLVFSLFFGFYYERIMFAEEKFLRDKFGQDYLSWADKIPAFIPKFSGYVKPKLGFSFRNILKREYPSLFGILVIFVLFDYAASFKVGFGDWKEPWAVITEPQIWAFGIGAAFYTIVRVIVKTTKWLVVEGR, from the coding sequence ATGGCATTAATTGAAGAATTGGATCAGCAGGGGAATTTTCTATTTCGCTGGAGATCTTATATACCAGGATTTATTCTTCTTCTTTGTCTATACTCCTTAAGCAAGTTCGAATTTTTAGAAGATTCCTACGAGATCAATTTATACTATGCCGCAGCTTGTTTTGCAGTCAGCTTACTCGGCTTAGCGGTTCGTTGTTTTGTGATCGGTTACGCTCCAGCCCGCACTTCCGGTAGAAACACAAAAGAACAAGTGGCGGATGTAGTTAACCAAGAGGGAATTTATTCTCTTGTTCGCCATCCTCTTTACTTAGGAAATTTCCTAATGTATTTGGGACCGGTTCTTTACTTCAGAGACATTCCTTTACTCCTTGTATTCTCCCTATTTTTCGGGTTCTATTACGAAAGAATAATGTTTGCTGAAGAAAAATTCCTAAGAGATAAGTTCGGCCAAGACTATCTGAGCTGGGCGGACAAGATCCCTGCATTCATTCCTAAATTTTCAGGTTATGTAAAACCTAAACTCGGCTTCTCTTTCCGAAATATTCTAAAAAGAGAATATCCTAGTTTATTCGGGATTTTAGTGATTTTCGTATTATTCGATTACGCTGCAAGTTTTAAAGTAGGATTCGGAGATTGGAAAGAGCCTTGGGCAGTGATCACCGAGCCTCAGATCTGGGCGTTCGGAATTGGAGCTGCATTCTATACGATCGTTAGAGTGATCGTAAAGACCACTAAGTGGTTGGTGGTAGAAGGCCGTTAA
- a CDS encoding DUF4340 domain-containing protein, producing the protein MMDFSRLKDLLLRTFDEYPYILLFFGNILLAVLLLIAKDPWDWFKKTYQNSESFFKITPEEIQTIISGRKGQESILNRDLDGWTVQLPSRLVLPGDSSRIEELIQTCLHLRKFTLLSESNSVSKEEFGLGGDEPVLELKDVSGNSLGKILIGAPVRKGSGTYILDEKNQIWLVKENLKSVTGGGKLDFFLSRSLVPPFPSREKVSEIKISGFSSINFTLHKQAENWILETSGQQIGASSEEVENYIQEIKKLSADEVLLEKSEELSLVPKDRDFKIEIVTSTDTYSVSPIGMTKLGSYVFQREGLSYRLVLDPWNLERILQKDLADFSTRFLSP; encoded by the coding sequence ATGATGGATTTCTCGAGACTCAAGGACCTCCTACTCCGCACATTTGATGAATATCCGTATATTCTATTATTTTTTGGGAATATACTTTTGGCAGTTTTGCTTCTAATTGCAAAAGATCCTTGGGACTGGTTCAAAAAAACCTATCAAAATTCTGAATCCTTCTTCAAAATCACCCCGGAAGAAATACAAACGATTATCAGCGGGCGTAAAGGACAAGAAAGTATACTCAATCGTGATCTGGATGGATGGACGGTTCAGTTACCTTCTCGCTTAGTATTGCCTGGAGATTCCTCAAGGATCGAAGAATTGATCCAAACCTGTTTGCATTTACGCAAATTCACCCTACTCTCCGAATCTAATTCGGTCTCTAAGGAAGAATTCGGATTAGGGGGAGATGAGCCGGTATTAGAACTGAAGGATGTTTCCGGGAATTCTTTAGGAAAGATCCTGATAGGAGCTCCGGTTCGAAAAGGTTCCGGAACTTATATCTTAGACGAAAAAAATCAGATCTGGTTAGTTAAAGAAAATCTAAAGTCGGTAACAGGCGGAGGTAAGCTGGATTTTTTCCTAAGTAGATCCCTTGTTCCTCCCTTCCCTTCCAGAGAAAAAGTATCAGAGATCAAAATTTCAGGATTTTCTTCCATAAACTTTACTCTACACAAACAAGCTGAGAATTGGATCTTAGAGACTTCAGGCCAGCAGATCGGAGCTTCTTCCGAAGAAGTGGAAAACTATATACAAGAGATCAAAAAATTAAGCGCTGACGAAGTACTTTTAGAGAAGTCTGAAGAACTTTCTCTCGTTCCGAAAGATCGGGATTTTAAAATTGAGATCGTTACCTCGACGGATACTTATTCGGTTTCTCCGATAGGGATGACCAAGCTAGGGAGTTATGTTTTCCAAAGAGAGGGCCTAAGTTACAGATTGGTTTTAGATCCTTGGAACCTGGAAAGGATCCTTCAAAAGGATCTTGCTGACTTTTCCACCAGGTTCCTTTCTCCCTGA
- a CDS encoding GldG family protein has translation MRELFRPLLEISKSPWFGLGNGILLFILLNSIFSTIPCKADLSRSGRFQITSSTAKVLKELDDPLYIDAFYSSEIPGEYKARAELSKELLKEISKIGKENVHIRFYDPSVSEEDARKAMEVGLEPQILQQTSRDSASVKQAFMGIVLTLGQKTEVLSFAFFTEDLEYQILNSIRKMQRQDQDSGIVILRSPGNFSVQEQGSPKDRIEIFARRVLRGEYGPILELDLETEDLPSGTEVVLWIGGGHLSKVTERKLDKFILEGGSLLLLAKTMEFKANSERGSFGLLSGDLGAGLAGKNPDSEEMVRFFEHYGIRINYDIILEPDHSLPMGSVIEIEPGVLGKYPYPPWIVPDQKSGTLDKHSPFTKNQESFLVPWSSSINILPEKQKEVQFTPLAKSGPEAESRTEPISLGEKQILSTPIQANGGPFVLGVYAEGKFTSYFSDSKQGSNSTKTGRILAFGSPYLVSDLLAFPEFSEILKNSNIPFLLNSIDILKGETDLLEVRSKQSAVLKLKPLPFFLETSISLFHLFLVPGLLALYAFRRLKRRNG, from the coding sequence ATGAGAGAACTATTCCGTCCTTTATTAGAAATCTCTAAATCTCCTTGGTTCGGGTTAGGAAACGGGATACTACTCTTCATTTTGTTGAACAGTATTTTTTCCACAATCCCGTGCAAGGCGGATCTTTCCAGGTCCGGAAGATTCCAGATCACATCCAGCACTGCAAAAGTACTAAAAGAATTGGATGATCCACTTTATATAGATGCATTCTATTCCTCCGAGATCCCTGGAGAATATAAGGCAAGAGCTGAACTTAGCAAAGAACTCCTAAAAGAGATCTCTAAGATCGGAAAGGAAAATGTCCATATAAGATTTTATGATCCGTCCGTTTCGGAAGAGGATGCCAGAAAAGCAATGGAAGTCGGATTAGAACCTCAGATACTACAACAGACATCCAGAGACTCTGCTTCAGTCAAACAGGCTTTTATGGGGATCGTTTTGACCTTAGGCCAGAAAACGGAAGTTTTATCCTTTGCTTTCTTTACGGAAGATCTAGAATACCAGATCTTAAATTCAATCCGTAAAATGCAGAGACAAGATCAGGATTCAGGGATAGTTATTTTAAGATCACCTGGAAATTTTTCCGTCCAAGAACAAGGCTCTCCCAAAGACAGGATCGAAATTTTTGCAAGAAGAGTCCTAAGAGGAGAATATGGCCCGATCTTAGAATTGGATCTAGAAACGGAAGACCTTCCCTCTGGAACAGAAGTGGTTCTTTGGATAGGAGGAGGACATCTTTCTAAAGTCACAGAAAGAAAACTAGATAAATTTATTTTAGAAGGTGGAAGTTTACTTCTTCTAGCCAAAACGATGGAGTTCAAAGCGAACTCAGAAAGAGGAAGTTTCGGACTTCTTTCCGGAGATTTGGGAGCAGGACTCGCAGGGAAAAATCCGGATTCGGAAGAAATGGTCCGATTTTTTGAACATTACGGAATTCGAATTAACTATGACATTATCCTAGAGCCGGATCATTCTTTACCGATGGGCTCGGTGATCGAAATCGAACCCGGGGTTTTAGGAAAATATCCCTATCCGCCTTGGATCGTTCCTGACCAAAAATCTGGAACTTTAGACAAGCATAGTCCTTTTACCAAAAACCAGGAAAGTTTTTTAGTCCCTTGGTCTTCTAGTATAAACATTCTACCTGAAAAACAAAAAGAAGTTCAGTTTACCCCTTTAGCAAAAAGTGGACCGGAAGCGGAATCCAGAACGGAGCCGATTTCATTGGGAGAAAAACAGATCCTTTCCACTCCGATCCAAGCAAATGGCGGACCATTCGTATTAGGAGTTTATGCGGAAGGAAAATTTACTTCCTATTTCTCAGATTCCAAACAAGGTTCGAATAGCACAAAAACCGGACGAATTTTAGCATTCGGTTCTCCTTATTTAGTTTCGGATCTTCTAGCATTTCCGGAATTTTCGGAAATACTCAAAAACTCGAATATTCCATTTTTATTAAATTCTATCGATATACTCAAAGGAGAAACGGATCTTTTAGAAGTACGTTCCAAACAATCCGCAGTTTTAAAACTAAAACCCTTACCGTTCTTCTTAGAAACTTCGATCAGTTTATTTCATTTATTTTTGGTTCCCGGTTTATTGGCTCTTTACGCTTTTCGCAGGCTAAAAAGAAGGAACGGATGA
- a CDS encoding ABC transporter permease subunit, with amino-acid sequence MIMRIPSLPPGLTAVFKKEWASYFNTPIGYVFSILYLFLSSFLFFYGLGEGSFWDRKVAGMEEYFVWTPLLFVVFVPAITMRLWSEEKRSGSLEILFTLPISKWEIVAAKFLAAWAFLGFTVCLSLSIPFFIWAFGDLDLGIVFAGYLGCWLLGGAYISLGIFLSSFGKDQISSYILTVLVCLFFFLLGTQPVLKFFGGGPSAFAYLFALSSHFESFRLGILDLSDTLYFFSFISANLAGNVFFLRRNYP; translated from the coding sequence ATGATTATGAGGATCCCTTCTTTACCACCAGGCCTTACCGCAGTTTTTAAAAAAGAATGGGCCAGCTATTTTAATACACCGATAGGTTATGTTTTCTCTATACTATATTTATTCTTATCTTCTTTCTTATTCTTCTATGGTTTAGGAGAAGGTTCCTTCTGGGACAGAAAAGTAGCCGGAATGGAAGAATACTTTGTCTGGACTCCCCTCCTATTCGTAGTATTTGTACCTGCGATCACAATGAGGCTTTGGTCCGAAGAAAAACGATCCGGAAGTTTGGAGATCTTATTTACTTTGCCAATCTCCAAATGGGAAATAGTTGCCGCAAAGTTTCTAGCTGCCTGGGCATTTTTAGGATTCACCGTTTGTCTGAGCCTTAGCATCCCGTTTTTTATCTGGGCCTTCGGAGATCTGGATCTTGGGATAGTATTCGCGGGATACCTAGGTTGTTGGCTACTCGGCGGAGCGTATATCAGCCTAGGAATCTTTCTTTCTTCTTTCGGAAAAGATCAGATCAGTTCTTATATTCTAACCGTTCTTGTTTGCCTTTTCTTTTTCCTTTTAGGCACTCAGCCTGTCCTAAAATTTTTTGGCGGTGGGCCTTCTGCATTTGCATATTTATTCGCGCTATCCTCTCACTTTGAATCATTTCGTTTAGGAATATTAGATCTTTCGGATACACTTTACTTTTTTAGTTTTATCTCGGCAAATCTGGCCGGAAACGTTTTCTTTCTCAGGAGAAATTATCCATGA
- a CDS encoding ABC transporter ATP-binding protein gives MASLQVSDLSKSYFGKVAISNLNFSIPKNRITGLLGPNGAGKTTALRILTGFVQPDTGSVLLDGVSLEKDPNLIKQRLGYLPESSTIYPDMTVGEYLDFIGNARGMESSFLKKRKKEVLEICDLRSQTFSLAGILSKGTRQRLALAGALLHDPDWIVLDEPSSGLDPIQISHFRELLRNLGKDKIVLLSTHILSEVEETCDHALVLHKGNLVADLPVSEFKRSDSVLLTAKTEKETLEKVLEGKNVQILSSEKEGEYTKFRLESSSLKPEEIFELIRKGSFAILEYKISQKSLESVFQDLVSK, from the coding sequence GTGGCTTCTCTTCAGGTATCCGATCTTTCAAAATCCTATTTCGGGAAGGTCGCGATATCCAATCTAAATTTTTCCATCCCCAAAAATAGGATTACCGGTCTGCTTGGACCGAACGGTGCAGGTAAAACAACTGCGCTCAGGATACTCACCGGATTTGTTCAGCCTGACACAGGTTCCGTTCTCTTAGACGGAGTCTCTTTAGAAAAAGATCCCAATCTTATAAAACAAAGGTTAGGCTATCTTCCCGAGTCTTCCACTATCTATCCGGATATGACTGTGGGAGAATATTTGGATTTTATAGGAAATGCGAGAGGAATGGAATCCTCATTCCTCAAAAAAAGAAAGAAAGAAGTATTAGAAATTTGTGATCTAAGATCCCAAACTTTCTCTTTAGCCGGTATTTTGTCCAAAGGAACAAGGCAAAGGTTGGCATTAGCAGGTGCATTACTTCACGATCCTGATTGGATCGTTTTAGACGAACCAAGCTCCGGTCTGGATCCTATACAAATCTCTCATTTTAGGGAGTTACTACGAAATTTAGGAAAAGATAAGATAGTTCTATTATCCACTCATATACTCTCTGAAGTGGAAGAAACCTGCGATCATGCATTGGTCTTGCATAAAGGAAACTTAGTCGCGGACCTTCCTGTTTCGGAATTTAAAAGATCGGATTCCGTACTATTAACTGCAAAAACAGAAAAAGAAACTCTAGAAAAAGTATTAGAAGGTAAAAATGTACAAATCTTATCTTCTGAAAAAGAAGGAGAATATACAAAGTTCAGATTGGAATCTTCTTCACTCAAACCGGAGGAGATCTTCGAACTGATCCGAAAAGGGTCTTTTGCCATTTTAGAATATAAGATCTCCCAAAAGTCTTTGGAATCCGTCTTTCAGGATCTGGTTTCTAAATGA
- a CDS encoding STAS domain-containing protein: MAKLTIQNKHGIVRFENQLLDGYEKVFDEISEQASRAHIQNLTLDMTPTKKITSSGVAKLLTLRNLLDHFGVKLEVVNLQPALMDVLRKFKVDAMLRIRA, from the coding sequence ATGGCCAAATTAACGATACAAAATAAACACGGAATCGTTCGTTTCGAAAATCAACTTCTGGACGGATACGAAAAAGTTTTCGATGAGATATCGGAACAGGCTTCCAGGGCACATATCCAAAACTTAACCTTGGATATGACTCCTACAAAAAAAATCACTTCTAGCGGCGTTGCAAAGCTACTCACTCTTAGAAACCTTTTGGATCATTTTGGAGTAAAATTAGAGGTGGTGAATCTTCAACCTGCTCTAATGGATGTTCTTAGAAAATTCAAAGTGGACGCTATGCTCCGGATCAGAGCATAA